From the Fusobacterium ulcerans ATCC 49185 genome, the window TTTTTCATCTTCAAGGCCTTTTTCATATAGTTCTCTTACTAATTCTCCCATAAGCTCAACCTGATGAACACCTCTAGCTCTATTAAACTGAACAGTTGCTGCCATTCTTTTCTCTATATTATGTTCTAATACAATTATTGGAATTTCTTTAGCCTTAAAATATTTTTTAAAAATTTCATATCTATGGAAACCATCAATTATTATATATTTATCTCTAGCTTTGTCATAGATAGTAACCACAGCAAAACAGAAGCCATTATCTAATATAGATCTTTCAAGTAATTCCATATTATTTATAGCCACCTTGTTGGGATTGTATTTATTTGGTTCTAATTTGTGTATAGGAACTATAATAGGATTCATAACAGGAAGTGCTACATTTCCTTTTTTTGTTTTTATATATTTCATAGTATTGTTCTCCATTTTTTCAACTTTTCCAATCTTGGATCTTTTTTATTGTCAACTGGCAGATTATTTTCATAATCATTTAGTATGAGCTGCTTACATTGTTGTCTTGCTACGTATTCATTTTCAAGATGTTTTTGAAATCGTTTTTCAAATATCCATTTTTTATTTTCATTGGGATATGTTTTTAATAAAAAATCTCTATACTCCTTCCATGAATTATAATTTTTAGGAAGTTTGGTACATCTCAGCATTTTGCTGTCTTTCCCATAAAGATTTCCAATACTTATTCCAGCTATTCTTTTAAGAAGTTTATCATATGTTTTAGGTTCAAATTCAGGAAGGTCCACTAGAGCTTTAAAACTTTTTTCATGTATTAGAGATGAAACTCTTATTTCTCTTAGTCCAGTTCCTTTTTTATATTGATAATCATAGATTTTAGAGTATTTTAATTTTTCATTGTAAA encodes:
- a CDS encoding IbrB-like domain-containing protein: MKYIKTKKGNVALPVMNPIIVPIHKLEPNKYNPNKVAINNMELLERSILDNGFCFAVVTIYDKARDKYIIIDGFHRYEIFKKYFKAKEIPIIVLEHNIEKRMAATVQFNRARGVHQVELMGELVRELYEKGLEDEKIANTLGMEEEEVFRLKQITGIAEIFKNKAYSKSWEMQEVDDD